The DNA sequence CTGCGCACGCAGGCCAAGGCGTCCTTCGCCGAGCGGGAGGGCGTCAATCTGACGTTCCTCCCGTTCTTCGCCAAGGCGGTGGTCGAGGCTCTCAAGGCACACCCCAACGTCAACGCCAGTTACGACGCGGACGCCAAGGAGATCACCTACTACTCGGCGGTGCACCTCGGCATCGCGGTGGACACCGAGCAGGGACTGCTCTCGCCCGTCATCCACAACGCGAGCGACCTGTCGCTCGCCGGGCTCGCACGCGCCATCGCCGACATCGCCGACCGCGCCCGCGGCGGCGGCCTCAAGCCGGACGAGCTCACCGGCGGCACGTTCACGATCACCAACATCGGCAGCCAGGGTGCGCTGTTCGATACGCCGATCCTCGTCCCGCCGCAGGCCGCGATGCTGGGCACCGGCGCCATCGTCAAGCGCCCCGCAGTGGTCAAGGACGACGCGGGCAACGAATCGCTCGGCATCCGGTCGATGTGCTATCTGCCTCTCACCTACGACCACCGCCTGGTGGACGGCGCGGACGCGGGGCGCTTCGTCAGCACCATCCGCCAACGGCTCGAGGAAGGCGCGTTCGAGGCCGACCTGGGCCTCTAGGGGGTCGGCCCGCGCACGGGCCGTCCCCGCGCCTGCGCGCGCGACCGCAGTAACCCACCGCACCCGGGTCGTCATCGATACGATGAGACCCGGGTGCTGTGCGTCCACAGGAAGGGGTGCCGTGCGATGCGAGTGGCGATCGCGGGATCGTCGGGCCTGATCGGCACGGCCCTCGCCGCCCGACTCCGGGCGGAGGGTCACCGGGTGTTGCGCCTGGTGCGTCGCCCCGCGCGCGGCGACGACGAGATCCCGTGGAGCCCGGCCACCGACCACCTGGACGCCGCACAGCTGGACGGCGTCGACGCCGTGGTGAACCTGTGCGGCGTGGGCATCGGCGACCGCCGCTGGACCGGCGCCCGCAAGCAGCTCATCCGCGACAGCCGTGTCGAGCCCACCGGGGTGATCGCCCGGGCCGCCGCCGCTGCGGGCATTCCCGCGTTGATCAACGCGGGCGCCGTCGGCTACTACGGCGACACCGGAGACCGCGTGGTGGACGAATCCTCCCCCGCCGGTTCGGGTTTCCTCGCGGGGGTGTGCGTGGACTGGGAGAGCGCCGCCAGCGCCGCCGTGGACGCGGGGATGCGGGTGGTCACGTGCCGCAGCGGCGTGGTCCTCGCGCCGCGCGGAGGAATGCTCGCCCCCCTCAAGCGGCTCTATTCGCTCGGGTTGGGCGGACGGCT is a window from the Tomitella gaofuii genome containing:
- a CDS encoding TIGR01777 family oxidoreductase; translated protein: MRVAIAGSSGLIGTALAARLRAEGHRVLRLVRRPARGDDEIPWSPATDHLDAAQLDGVDAVVNLCGVGIGDRRWTGARKQLIRDSRVEPTGVIARAAAAAGIPALINAGAVGYYGDTGDRVVDESSPAGSGFLAGVCVDWESAASAAVDAGMRVVTCRSGVVLAPRGGMLAPLKRLYSLGLGGRLGSGHQYMSWVSLDDEIRAMMFLLRNPDARGPVNITGPAPVTNTQFNAALGRRLHRPTPWIVPAPALRAVLGEFASEGVLTGQRAIPRELERLGFDFQHATIGQALDAAV